CTACCACAGCTTCACACATGCAGGCTGATTTTGCCTTTTTTGTAAGGTATTTTACTAAATTCCGGCCTAAAGTAAGGGCTTTAACCGATAATGTAGCCTTAATCACAGCGATAGGGAATGATACTACATTTTATGATATTTTTGTAGAACAAATGAAAGGGAATTTCGAAGCGGGTGATGCTATTATTTGTATTTCTGCAAGTGGTAATTCTGAAAATGTGATACGTGCAGCCGAATTTGCCAATAATCATGGGGGTATTTCTATTGGTTTTGTGGGTTTCGAAGGAGGAAAACTAAAAGAAGTTGCTCAGATTGCATTGTTTACACCAAATCCTAAAGGTGAATATGGACCGATTGAAGATATACACATGATATTAAATCATATTTTAATTAACTACATTACCAAGGATAAAGAATTTTTATCAATATAATTCTATGGAAAAGTATATTGGAATTGCAAAGGATATTGCTCTACATGTTGGAAAAACATTAAAGAGACAATATAATGATAATAGTATTAAAATTAATACTGAAGAAGGAAGAGATATAAAATTACAATCAGATATTGATTCAGAAAAACTTATCATTGATATATTGATGGATAAAACTGAATTTTCTATTCTTAGTGAAGAATGTGGATTTATTGAAGGTACAAAAAAGGATTACCTATGGGTAATTGATCCATTAGATGGAAGTCTAAATTTTTCAAGGGGTATTGAAATAAATTGTATATCTATTGGTTTATGGAAGGATGTAAGCCCAGTTTTAGGTGTTATTTATAATTTTATAAATGAGAATATGTATGAAGGGATATGTGGGAAAGGTGCATTTTTAGATGGAAAGTCAATTTATGTTAGTGGAATAAAAGAAAAATCCAAGTCAATAATATGTACAGGATTTCCAGTTTATCGTTCTTTTGAAGATGATTCTCTAATAAGTTTTTTGTCAAAAATACAATCATATAAAAAGGTTAGACTCTTGGGATCGGCAGCTTATTCACTTGCCTTGTTAGCAAAAGGTAGTGTTGAAGCTTATTCCGAAGAAAGCATTGGGATTTGGGATGTAGCAGCAGGCATTGCAATTGTTAAAGCAGCTGGTGGTATTTGTGATTATACTTTTTGTGAAGAGAATAAAAATTTATTGAATGTTTTTGTATCAAATATATAATTTATTT
The sequence above is a segment of the Lentimicrobiaceae bacterium genome. Coding sequences within it:
- a CDS encoding SIS domain-containing protein, translating into MERKQNVTNYLEDYKKSLQTLLNLIDADILEQVITKLIETFTNGKTLYIVGNGGSATTASHMQADFAFFVRYFTKFRPKVRALTDNVALITAIGNDTTFYDIFVEQMKGNFEAGDAIICISASGNSENVIRAAEFANNHGGISIGFVGFEGGKLKEVAQIALFTPNPKGEYGPIEDIHMILNHILINYITKDKEFLSI